In Amblyraja radiata isolate CabotCenter1 chromosome 36, sAmbRad1.1.pri, whole genome shotgun sequence, the sequence aattgtagtgaacatcttagggattgtaacacccagtcctactaatcaatcttgctgtgtgactctatgaagtcTGTCATTCTAAGTGGTGCTGGTGTCTGCTACTTCTGATGACCTGGTTCTGTCCACTGAGGGTTAATGGACACATGAAATGGAAtaggctgcagggaattatactggggaaatgggaattatttgaTTGTGCGTTACTTTCACATAATATTTCATAATTATCAAGACGAGTACTTAAATTGCCAAGGTAATGAAAGCTATGGATTAAATACATGTAAATGGTATTAGTGTAGATACGTACAGagcccagcatggacatgttgggccgaatggcatatttctgCACTCCAGAACTCGACATTGATTAGCTGATTGTCACATTCCATGTCATGAGGAAACACGGCAGAGTgacacattatatatattttttaaatttaattttattatttatttcgaacagaataaaagaataaaaagcaaatgtgaaacagcatacaaaaaacaaaacaagaatatttataaagtgtcataaacaatatctataaataaatgaaatcatatgtgtccgaaaagcagcaggaagaagccaaagcttattaattcccaccccttattcaactgcttgtaattatcttatacaaatttagctgctatatgtacaccatatgtacaccatccactatatgtacaccaaattagatacatttgaacactaatcaaatatttacaaagccatacaaaaaagagaaataaaataaaaaacccgcatatactatacagtatcttagtcatatatacaacggggaattacagaccagttagtctaacatcggtagtggggaaactgctagagtcagttattaaagatgggatagcagcacatttggaaagtggtgaaatcattggacaaagtcagcatggatttacaaaaggtaaatcatgtctgacgaatcttatagaatttttcgaggatgtaactagtagcgtggataggggagaaccagtggatgtggtgtatctggacttccagaaggcttttgacaaggtcccacacaagagattagtatacaaacttaaagcacacggcattgggggttcagtattgatgtggatagagaactggctggcaaacaggaagcaaagagtaggagtaaacgggtccttttcacaatggcaggcagtgactagtggggtaccgcaaggctcagtgctgggaccccagctatttacaatatatattaatgatctggatgagggaattgaaggcaatatctccaagtttgcggatgacactaagctggggggcagtgttagctgtgaggaggatgctaggagactgcaaggtgacttggataggctgggtgagtgggcaaatgtttggcagatgcagtataatgtggataaatgtgaggttatccattttggtggcaaaaacaggaaagcagactattatctaaatggtggccgactaggaaaaggggagatgcagcgagacctgggtgtcatggtacaccagtcattgaaagtgggcatgcaggtgcagcaggcagtgaagaaagcgaatggtatgttagctttcatagcaaaaggatttgagtataggaccagggaggttccactgcagttgtacagggtcttggtgagaccacacctggagtattgcgtacagttttggtctccaaatctgaggaaggacattattgccatagagggagtgcagagaaggttcaccagactgatttctgggatgtcaggactgtcttatgaagaaagactggatagacttggtttatactctctagaatttaggagattgagaggggatcttatagaaacttacaaaattcttaaggggttggacaggctagatgcaggaagattgctcccgatgttggggaagtccagggcaaggggtcacagcttaaggataagggggaaatcctttaaaaccgagatgagaagaacttttttcacacagagagtggcgaatctctggaactcactgccacagagggtagtcgaggccagttcattggctatatttaagagggagttagatgtggcccatgtggctcaggggatcagagggtatggagagaaggcaggtacgggatactgagttggatgatcagccatgatcatattgaatggcggtgcaggcccgaagggccgaatggcctactcctgcacctaatttctatgtttctatgtttctatcactctataatcacccttcccaatacaatcagtataacaaatatcccactcacctaTCCTCATTCCAATACccctttaaacaagtgtttttgtacatctttttaaactgattgctatgcacatacttttaagagttgttctgtttaagagttttttttaattatgttcccctctcaaattatacccaccctgtctttccataaacagtttttgtatatttcttggaagtaaattatttcttgctttgtacatgatttgcgcagatttaaatttaaccagatcagtgaacttcagtgtatgttactttaagaataataaattggtatgttcaagatatccaacgttattgataattcttattgctgttttttgtaatgtgcataacggctgtaggttggttttgtaggtgttaacccatatctccacacagtaactcagatatggcaatatgagtgtattatacagagtatgtaataatttgtggtccagaatgtgtcttgattttcccaattttgctatagactttgccagttttgctttgacgtggtttatattgatttgcatctttcatctgacaggaagagtcacacaaccttcagtcactgatcacatcccagtttgctgaactgcaccagattctcactgagaaagagcagcgcttacTCAGAGATGTCCGGGTAGAAGAGGAGAAGATTgtaaaaacaatggagaaaaatcttcaagagattcaagagaatttaaattccattcaggaggaactctcaaaattacagggacagatagaccacaaggacggtgtgatatttctgaaggtgaggggttacactacagttggcAAAGTGAAAGTGCACAGTAACAAAATGGTGGGTTagatttctgaaataaatgctgcatttaccagtatttCAGTACTAGGTCAATGTTCCATCTGTCGAACTACTCACCACATCCGACAATAATGCCCCAAATTCCAGGAAACTTCATGTATTTATCCTacttcaacttaaatttatctgcaatATTGTCTTCAGGCCACCCTGTGAGTTCCACATTCTTTTTACTGTTATTCTTGtagaatttattaaaggccatcatacatttcaggttttatttttcttctccccataagcaGTGACATTATTTCCAacccccacacatttaaatctgCCGCTGATCTTAAAATGTTCCATCACATTATCTCTGACATGTTACAATAAAAGacaaatggtgcaggagtaggcccttcgagccattcaatatgatcatgtctgatcatccacaatcagtaccccattcctgccttctccacatatcccctgactccgctatcattaagagctctatcaaactctctcttgaaagcatccagagaattggcctccactgccttctgaggtagatcattccacagattcacaactcggggtgaaatgtttttcctcatctctaaatggcctatgccttattcttgaactgttgtccctggttctggattccctgaacatcaggaacatgtttcctgcctctagcgtgtcaaattccttaataatcctatatgtttcaataagatcccctttcatcctaaattccagactatacaagcccagctgctccattatatcaatatatgacagtcccgccatcccgggaattaaccttgtgaacctaagctgcactccctcaatagcaagaatgcccttcctcaaatttggagaccaaaactgcacacaatactccaggtttggtctcacttcagtctagtacaactgcagaaggacctctttgctcctgtactcaattcctctagttttgaagcccaacatgccattagcttacttcactgcctgctggacctgtgtgcttactttcagtgactgatgaacaaggacccccagatctctttgtacttcccctttccccaatgacaccattcagacaatctgccttcctgttcttgtcaccaaggtggataacctcacatttatccatattaaactgcatctgccatgcatctgcccactcacccaacctgtcccaagtccctctgcatcctcatggtatcctcctcacagttcacactgtcacccagctttgcgtcatctgcaaatttgtgcatgttactttgaatcccttcatcttaatcattaatgtatattgtaaatagctgcagtcccaacaccgagctttgcggtacgccactagtcactgtctgccattctgaaagggacccgttaatccctcctctttgtttcctatctgccaaccaattttctatccatgtcagtaccctacccccaatatcatgtgctgcaattttgcccactaatctcctatgtgggatcttatcaaatgctttatgaaagtccaggtacactacatccactggctttcccttgtccattttcctagttacaccctcataaaattccagattagtccagCATGAATTCCCCTTGGTAAATCCATTCTGAATCAGACcgaccctgttactgctatccaaatgtgccgctatttcatctgttataattgactccagcaacttccccacaactgatgtcaggctaactggtctataattccgtgatttctctctcccgtctttcttaaaatgtCGGGTAACATTCgcgaccctccaatccacagaatttGATCCTGAATgtgtagaacattgggaaatgattaccaatgcatccatgatttctagagccacttccttaagtaccctgggatgcagaccatcaggccctagtgatttatcagccttcagtcccatcagtctacccaacaccatttcctgcccaatgtgaatttccttcagttcctctgtcaccctaggtccactggccactagtacatcagggagattgtatgtgtcttccttcaggtagaaggtacaggagcctgaagactgcaacaaccaggttcaggaatagctacttccccgcagccatcaggctattaaacctggctcggacaaaactctgattattaataaccactttctgttatttgcactttatcagtttatttattcatgtgtgtatatatgtacattatggtgtatggacacatttatctgttttgtagtaaatgcctactgtgttctgtgtgcttaagcaaagcaagaattagggacacatgacaataaactcacttgaacttgaacttgaagacagatccaaagtacctgttcaactcatctgccatttctttgttccctataataaattcacctgttacaGTCTgcgttcttggctagcttacctttgtaccttatcttcccccccccccctcccccccctgtattacctttttagttatcttttgttgccctttaaaagtttcccaatcctcactcaggcttcccgctcatctttgttacgttatacttctcttttatttttatactgtcctggtcttcccttgtcagccatggtcgccccttactccccttggaatctttcttcctctttggaatgaactgatcctgcaccttctgtattattcccagaaatacctgccattgttgttccactgtcatccctgctggggtatcttgccagtcaactttggccagctcctccctcatggctccatggtcccctttgttcaactgtaatactgacacttccgatattcccttctcattctcaaattgtaga encodes:
- the LOC116966250 gene encoding E3 ubiquitin-protein ligase TRIM69-like, encoding MESEIQKMEQEQKKSISGVQEESHNLQSLITSQFAELHQILTEKEQRLLRDVRVEEEKIVKTMEKNLQEIQENLNSIQEELSKLQGQIDHKDGVIFLKVRGYTTVGKVKVHSNKMVG